The bacterium genome window below encodes:
- the recN gene encoding DNA repair protein RecN, with protein sequence MLTSLRIKDFAIIDEIELSLGTGLNVMTGETGAGKTIIVEALKLVLGGRASAEAVRAGSESASVTATFDSSDLPAPAANALADAGIECKEGIIVHRVVGSQGKGRISINGVPVIAATLKTVAEHLVDISSQHEHQLMLDEARYPALLDGFAGLWKEFEAFALAHRMWLDVSRELAKLEDAGRNAVERQSFLKFQLDEIERAQVKPGEDAEIEAELKRLKHAVFLEEKVRAACDALSGEAGSAISALSIASHAVEQCAQFESKAEDWAAAINRSRVEAEEVARELSIYAERVGSEPDKAEQLEERMYLIRGLTRKHGGSIEALLARGEEMAQELRKIENYDGERALKRVALDESALARRTAAQALSRGRTRAAREMGKSVASELCELGMKKSEFSIKVEQRPEEEWDESGPDRVEFLISPNVGEPMRGLARIASGGELSRFMLALKSALVSKSAQFGTSIFDEVDSGIGGAVAAVVGRKLKAISQARQVVCITHLPQVAAFADSHVRISKRVKAGRTVTSMDGLAGDDRVNEIARMLGGEKITDTTIAHAREMLRESGS encoded by the coding sequence GTGCTCACATCCCTCCGCATCAAGGACTTCGCCATCATCGACGAGATCGAGCTATCGCTCGGGACGGGGCTCAACGTGATGACCGGCGAGACCGGCGCCGGCAAGACGATCATTGTCGAGGCGCTCAAACTCGTCCTGGGCGGCAGGGCATCCGCCGAGGCGGTGCGGGCGGGCAGCGAGTCGGCGAGCGTCACCGCCACCTTCGACTCCTCTGACCTGCCGGCCCCTGCGGCAAATGCGCTGGCCGATGCGGGCATCGAGTGCAAAGAGGGGATCATCGTCCACAGGGTCGTGGGCAGCCAGGGCAAGGGCCGGATTTCGATAAACGGCGTGCCCGTCATCGCCGCAACGCTCAAGACGGTCGCAGAGCATCTGGTGGACATATCGAGCCAGCATGAGCATCAGCTCATGCTCGACGAGGCGAGATACCCCGCGTTGCTCGACGGTTTCGCAGGCCTCTGGAAGGAATTCGAGGCGTTCGCCCTGGCGCACCGCATGTGGCTCGATGTCTCCCGTGAGCTGGCAAAACTCGAGGACGCGGGCAGAAACGCGGTGGAAAGGCAATCGTTCCTCAAGTTCCAGCTGGACGAGATCGAGAGGGCGCAGGTGAAGCCGGGCGAGGACGCGGAGATCGAAGCGGAACTCAAGAGGCTCAAGCACGCGGTCTTTCTGGAGGAGAAGGTGCGTGCAGCGTGCGACGCGCTGAGCGGCGAGGCCGGGTCCGCAATCTCTGCGCTCTCGATCGCTTCGCACGCGGTCGAACAGTGCGCGCAGTTCGAATCAAAGGCTGAAGACTGGGCTGCGGCTATCAATCGCTCGCGTGTCGAGGCTGAGGAGGTGGCGCGGGAGCTCTCCATATATGCCGAGCGGGTGGGCTCGGAGCCTGATAAGGCTGAGCAGCTTGAGGAGAGGATGTATCTCATAAGGGGGCTTACGCGAAAGCACGGCGGGAGCATCGAGGCTCTCCTCGCGCGAGGTGAGGAGATGGCGCAGGAGCTCAGGAAGATAGAGAACTACGACGGGGAGCGTGCGCTGAAAAGGGTGGCCCTCGATGAGTCTGCGTTAGCTAGGAGGACGGCTGCCCAGGCCCTCAGCCGCGGTCGCACACGCGCCGCGAGGGAGATGGGGAAATCCGTCGCCTCGGAGCTTTGCGAGCTCGGGATGAAGAAGAGCGAGTTTTCCATCAAGGTCGAGCAGAGGCCGGAGGAGGAATGGGACGAGTCCGGCCCCGACAGGGTGGAGTTCCTGATATCCCCCAACGTCGGGGAGCCGATGCGCGGGCTCGCCAGGATAGCGTCCGGCGGCGAGCTGTCGCGATTCATGCTGGCGCTCAAGAGCGCCCTGGTTTCTAAGTCCGCACAGTTTGGCACCTCTATCTTCGACGAGGTGGACAGCGGCATCGGTGGGGCGGTCGCCGCGGTGGTGGGCCGCAAGCTCAAGGCCATCTCGCAGGCGCGCCAGGTCGTATGCATCACGCATCTTCCGCAGGTTGCCGCGTTTGCGGACAGCCACGTGAGGATATCGAAGAGGGTGAAGGCCGGCCGCACGGTAACATCGATGGACGGCCTTGCCGGCGACGATAGGGTGAACGAGATAGCTCGCATGCTGGGCGGAGAGAAGATCACCGACACCACGATAGCCCACGCAAGGGAGATGCTCAGAGAAAGCGGATCGTAA
- a CDS encoding TldD/PmbA family protein yields MDIEKAVKEAVMRIEAQSLDAFEVVGLVERSLIIESKQQMIDRALRSERRGISIRAIKGGRMGLASTADMNPKSVITAVRSALASVESVSPSDEVSLPEPQPEQGKIEEVLKRTLSDVPYNDKARFAMEIESAAIAHDSRISKVQQARYGEDVRALFVVNSRGVRAKFERGFCHCAAKAVSDDGRCAQSGFEQSFSASFDDIDPAWVGRTAAKRAVDKLGAAPAPGGTASVVFEPRAAASMLALLAPSFFADNVQRGKSMLAGKRGECVFNAAVTIVDDGLLPHGCNSFAFDWEGIPKRRTVLVRDGEVESWLYDGARAAKDRVQSTGSCVREGLERQPAVGVSNCFLKAGGASPESLLVQADRGFLITDLLGLHTANPISGAFSLGVEGFVVKEGARREPVRGMTIAGNVHELFGRIVAVGNNLRFVGSFGAPAFFAEGMVLGS; encoded by the coding sequence ATGGATATCGAGAAGGCGGTGAAGGAGGCGGTGATGAGGATCGAGGCGCAGAGCCTCGACGCGTTCGAGGTCGTGGGCCTCGTCGAACGCTCGCTCATCATCGAGTCCAAGCAGCAGATGATAGACCGCGCTCTTCGGAGCGAGAGGCGCGGGATCTCTATCAGGGCGATCAAAGGCGGGAGGATGGGGCTTGCCTCCACCGCAGACATGAATCCGAAGTCGGTGATCACCGCCGTGCGAAGCGCCCTGGCCTCTGTGGAGAGCGTCTCACCGTCGGACGAGGTTTCGCTTCCCGAGCCCCAGCCCGAGCAGGGCAAGATTGAAGAGGTTTTGAAGAGGACGCTCTCCGATGTTCCTTACAACGACAAGGCGCGGTTTGCGATGGAGATCGAGAGCGCGGCGATAGCTCACGACAGCAGGATATCCAAGGTCCAGCAGGCGCGCTACGGAGAGGATGTGCGCGCTCTCTTCGTCGTGAACTCCCGCGGCGTCAGGGCGAAGTTTGAGAGGGGTTTCTGCCACTGCGCTGCCAAGGCCGTGTCCGACGACGGCCGCTGCGCCCAGAGCGGGTTCGAGCAGTCCTTCTCCGCCTCTTTCGACGATATTGATCCTGCGTGGGTAGGCCGCACTGCCGCGAAGAGGGCGGTGGACAAACTCGGCGCTGCTCCGGCCCCGGGCGGAACGGCTTCAGTCGTGTTCGAGCCCCGGGCTGCCGCATCGATGCTCGCCCTCCTCGCACCGTCGTTCTTCGCCGACAACGTGCAGCGCGGCAAATCGATGCTCGCGGGCAAGCGCGGCGAATGCGTCTTCAACGCCGCGGTCACAATAGTGGACGACGGGCTTCTGCCCCACGGCTGCAACTCGTTCGCCTTCGACTGGGAGGGCATACCCAAGAGGCGGACGGTGCTGGTGCGCGACGGCGAGGTCGAGTCCTGGCTCTATGACGGCGCCAGGGCCGCCAAGGACCGCGTTCAGTCCACGGGCAGCTGCGTGAGAGAGGGGTTGGAGAGACAGCCCGCGGTCGGCGTGAGCAACTGTTTCCTAAAGGCAGGCGGAGCATCCCCGGAATCGCTGCTCGTCCAGGCTGACCGGGGTTTTTTGATCACGGACCTGCTGGGTTTGCATACCGCGAACCCGATCAGCGGCGCGTTCTCCCTGGGCGTCGAGGGGTTTGTCGTAAAAGAGGGGGCAAGGCGTGAGCCGGTGAGGGGCATGACCATAGCCGGCAATGTGCATGAGCTGTTCGGAAGGATCGTCGCCGTGGGCAACAACTTGAGGTTCGTGGGGTCGTTCGGCGCACCTGCGTTTTTTGCGGAGGGGATGGTCCTGGGTTCCTGA
- a CDS encoding Stp1/IreP family PP2C-type Ser/Thr phosphatase: protein MLIRSFGISDVGKRREKNEDNYLVHDGLRLYAVADGMGGHLGGDIASGLAISTIEEVVSSLEQDPDTTLQEGVNLKQGEYQGYLRYAVSLSSKRIFDKAKEESSLRGMGTTTVAVLFRDNKAYIANVGDSRAYRIRSDEILQVTKDHSLVGEQMRAGIMTEEEARGSRLKNIITRSVGFQENVDADVEIRVVQKGDRYLLCSDGLSNLLGDKEIRDIVATNDLETACRRLIDIANDRGGEDNITVVIAEVDSLDGSTGQTGSDDPTIEL from the coding sequence ATGCTCATAAGATCCTTCGGAATATCGGACGTGGGAAAGCGCAGGGAGAAGAACGAGGACAACTACCTTGTTCACGACGGACTCCGTCTCTACGCGGTCGCCGACGGCATGGGCGGACACTTGGGTGGAGACATCGCCAGCGGGCTCGCCATCTCCACGATCGAAGAGGTGGTCTCCTCGCTCGAGCAAGACCCGGACACCACCCTCCAGGAGGGGGTGAACTTAAAGCAGGGCGAATATCAGGGCTATCTGCGCTATGCGGTGAGCCTCTCCAGCAAGCGCATATTCGACAAAGCGAAGGAAGAAAGCTCCCTCAGGGGCATGGGCACCACGACGGTCGCCGTGCTCTTCCGCGACAACAAGGCTTACATCGCCAACGTGGGCGATTCCCGGGCGTATCGCATAAGGAGCGATGAGATATTGCAGGTCACCAAGGATCACTCGCTGGTCGGCGAGCAGATGCGCGCCGGCATAATGACCGAGGAGGAGGCGCGCGGCAGCCGGCTGAAGAACATCATCACCCGTTCGGTGGGCTTCCAGGAGAACGTGGATGCCGATGTGGAGATCAGGGTCGTCCAGAAGGGGGACCGGTACCTGCTCTGTTCGGACGGCCTCTCGAACCTTCTGGGCGACAAAGAGATCAGGGACATCGTCGCAACCAACGATCTGGAGACAGCCTGCAGGCGGCTCATAGACATAGCAAACGATCGCGGGGGGGAAGATAATATCACCGTGGTGATAGCCGAGGTCGACTCGCTGGACGGATCAACGGGCCAAACAGGTTCCGACGACCCGACCATTGAACTTTAA